TGTTCTCTGCACGATTTGCAGGCGAGCCTGCAAACGATGGCGCAAATAATCAAAAGCTTGTTTCAGACTTAAATGGCCAAGCAGATCGGGGTGCGCATTATGTATGCGCCCTCGTTTTTGTAAACAGTGCAAATGATCCAGAGCCACTGATTGTGCAAACGCGCTGGCATGGGCAAATCATTACGGAGCCCAAAGGGTCTAATGGTTTTGGCTACGACCCGCACTTCTATATTCCCGAGCTCAATCTCACTGCGGCCGAACTGGATCCTGCGCAAAAGAATCTTATTAGCCATCGCGGCCAAGCTTTGCGAGAGCTTATTGTGCAATTGAAGTCACGCGCTTAAAGATTCTGATCGTGATTAACAGTAGCCCCAATACAGTCACGCTCACAGCGTTGCCGCCACTGGCCCTCTATATCCACTTCCCATGGTGTGAAAAGAAGTGTCCTTATTGTGATTTCAATTCTCATCAAATTAAAGATGGATTTGGTAAAGCGGGGTTTGATGAGCAGCGCTATATCAAAGCACTCATTACAGATTTAGAAACTGAGCTACCTAATATTTGGGGTCGGCATGTCCACAGTATTTTTATTGGCGGCGGTACACCAAGCCTACTTTCACCAGAGGGTATGGATGAATTACTTTCCGCCATTCGCGCCAGAGTGACTTTAGAGCCTGATGCTGAAATTACGATGGAGGCAAACCCAGGCTCTGTAGAGACAGATAAGCTTGTGGGCTTTGCAAAG
The window above is part of the Polynucleobacter sp. AP-Kolm-20A-A1 genome. Proteins encoded here:
- the rdgB gene encoding RdgB/HAM1 family non-canonical purine NTP pyrophosphatase, whose translation is MQKIVLASNNAGKLKEFQALLAPLNFQVITQGELGIPSAEEPHLTFVENALAKARHASSASGLPALADDSGICAHALDGKPGVFSARFAGEPANDGANNQKLVSDLNGQADRGAHYVCALVFVNSANDPEPLIVQTRWHGQIITEPKGSNGFGYDPHFYIPELNLTAAELDPAQKNLISHRGQALRELIVQLKSRA